Within Bdellovibrio bacteriovorus HD100, the genomic segment CATGCGGGGGGAATACACTTTAAGTCAGCTCTTCCAACCAGCGGGCTTCACTCTGTGGAGCCTGTGGCTGCGCCGGCTGGGTGGATTTGAGCTTTTCAACTGGTCCCAGGTGTTCCTGTCATGGGGAACGGTTGTCTTGATTTATCTGATGGTGCGGGAACGCTTTGGCGCATTGGCGGGTGCTTTTTCTGCACTCATTGCGGCCAGCTATATGCCGCTGGCGGGATTTGCCACTTTCCACATGGCTGAAAATGCTTATGCATTTTTGATCACGCTGTTCCTGTGGCTCATGATGAAAACATTAAAACACGAAAGACTGTCCGGCTATCTTTCGATGGGCGTCTTACTGGCCTTGGCGTTTTACTTCAAAGGCAATCATGCGTTCTTCATCCCGATCCTGGGATTGTGGCTGCTTTATCGCGAGCGCCAGCACCTGACCCGCGCGTTCGTGAAAGTGTCTGTGATGGCCGTGGGTTGCCTGCTGATCGTGGTTCCCCACATGGCCTGGACGTGGAAACACTATGGCAAGCCGCAACTGGGGCCCACAGCCGGAGCTTTGAACTTTATCGAAGGCAAATGCCCCTCGAAGGACAACGCCGATTCCTCTGGTGCACGCTGGATGTCGCCGCTTTTTCACTTTACCAATGAAAGAACCTTCAAACAGTGGGACCAACCGTTCACCAACCAAAGTTACTACTGGAAAGAGGGCCTGAAGTGCGTGGCGGAGAATCCTGCCGTGCTGGTTTCAAGTTTGCGATATATTTATTATCTGGCCTGGGGAAATCCCCTGTGGCCGATTATTTCAAACCCCACCCAAGAGCTCTATTATCCTTGGGAGAGTTTCTTCTATTATGCCATGCTGCCACTGACCCTGTTGGGCCTTTTGGTTCTGCGAAAGTCAGAAGAGCCCTTTAACAAGGCGACGATTCTTCTGATGCTTTCGCTGTTTTTGACGGTGTGGTTCTTTAAATCTGAAAACCGTTTCCGCGTCCCCTTTGATGCACTTTTGATCAGCTGGGGATCACTGGGGGCTGCGTGGTTAAGCCGCCTCGCGGTTCACGTCGGAAATCTGCTCATTCAAAGTCCAATAGTCATACAGATAACCGATCAGGAAAAGACCGCCGGTACAAAGCCAGATCAAACCTGACAACCACTTGCCCATATAGAATCTGTGCACACCAAAGATCCCCAGGAACGTCAGCAGAATCCAGCTGACGTTATAGTCCACCCGTCCACTGCGATAACTGCGCTGGGCGCTTCGACTCATGCTTGGAATAAGAAAGATATCAATCAACCAGCCAATACCGGCCAGACCGAAAGTGAAAAACCAGATGGTTCCGGTGATGGACTTGCCGAAATAAAAACGGTGCGCGCCCATAAAACCAAAGATCCAAAGAATATAACCTATAAAAGTGGAGTGATCTGATTTGGCCATGCGGGCCTCCTTGCACTTAAGATTACCGCGCAGACTTTGGCCGATTCAAGTAAAGTCCGAACTGACGCATAACCCAGATATGAAACAAAGCCTGGGTCCAGCGATATAAAAACCACGGCATCCGGGGTTTGAATTCGTGAATGGCCGCGATCACAGCCTTTCCACCCAGTGTTTCGCGAAACTCCAGACGCCCCCGCACTGTTTTTTGCGCCAACAGTCCGCCACGCACATAAAACAGCTGACGATGCGACCAGCTTCTTTCCGGCGAGTACTCCAGGATCAAAAGCCGCACATAGGGAAAGCTCCAACAAAAGTTCACCCACCGTCCACTGACTTCCACCTTCATAAGACCCGGGCGCATGCTGGGCAGAAATTCCATATACGCATGAGCCACCTCATCAGCCGTGACCCCTTCGGGAATCAACAAACGCTGCACTGAACGCACCTCATAGCTTCCCAAAGGGCTCTTTTGAAATGCCAGCGGTGTTTTCTTTTCGGTAAATTCAGAAAGAGCCTCTTCAAGAGCTTCGGCCACCGGCATGAATCGGTATCCCGGGATTTCCAGACGGCGTTTATCACTAACCAACAGAGTGGATCGCAAGCCCTCCACCAGAGGTGCGACCAGGGCTTTGGGGGCCCCGGTGACCAGACACACCCACAAGGTGGAAAGGTTGGGGCTTAAAAATGGAATCGGCAAAAGCTTGCGCTTTAATCCCTGCATACGAGCGATCATCTTCATCATGTCCAGATAGCTGATCACATCCGGGCCGCCAATATCGTAAATATGATTTTGGGTTTCTGCCGTCTCAATACAGTAACGCAGGCTACGCACCACATCCCTCAAGGCCACGGGCTGGCTTAGTGTGCTGGTCCACTTCGGACAGACCATCACGGGCAGTCGCTCCACCAAACGGGTCATGATATGAAAGGAAGACCCCTCAGGCCCCAGAATCACTGCCGCCCGCAGAATGGTTGCAAGGATGCGGCTGGTTTTAAAAATACCCTCCACCTCTAGTCGGCTGCGCAAATGACGGGACATCTCTTGAGAATTTTCAGGGCACATGCCACCCAGATAAAAGATGCGTTTGACTCCGCAGGTTTCTGCGGCCCGCACAAAGTTATCCGCGACAATCAGATCAAAGTCTTCAAAGGTTCCCTGGGTCAGTTGAGCCGAAGGGCGCATGGAATGCACCAGATAGACGGCAACGTCACAGCCCTGCAAAGCTTTCTCGGCATCCAACAAACTGAACAAATCACAGGATCGCCACTCAATACCGTCCCCTGAATCCTTTTTACTGGACCGGCTTAAAGCAACGACTTCATGATGTCCCTGCAGTTCTTTGATCAGCGCCTTGCCAACAAAACCGCTGGCTCCGGCAATTGCCACCTTCACTTCAAACCTCGCAAATAAAATGATCCTATCACATTCGTCCAGAGTCCTAAAATTATTGGCAAATAACAAGTACTTGCACGCGCCTTGACAATAAAAAGGACGGACACAGATTTAGGGCAACAGACTTGTTTTTTCGGTTCCTCTTTTTGACCCACGAAAGGAGGTTGTTGGTCATGAGACGAACGGATTCTTTTTCAATCAAACATCTTATTAAAGAACTTCTGATTGCACTTTATTTGACGGCGTTATTTTTGGTGGCCGCAAAAATTATTGGTCCGCCCAACTTGACAGTCGCACAAACAATCACATCGTTAGAGTGTAATAACGAAACCTGCAAAGGAGGTTTATAATGAGACTGATTACACCTTATTGGCCCACTCGCAGAATGACATCCAATATCTTCGACGAGATGGATCGTATGTTTGAGAACTTTGCAACGGTCCCTGCCGCCGAAAGTCAGGAGCGTCTTTTCAAAACCGCTTGTGAAGTGACTGAATCCGATGATCATTATTTACTGAGTGTGGATCTGCCAGGATTCAAAAAGGAAAACATCAATATAGAGATGAACGGAAATCTTCTGACCATCTCAGGCGAAAGAAAGCGCGACGAAAAGGTCATAGGCACCTTCAGCCGCAGCTTCACGGTTCCTGACACTGTGGATGGAGCTAAAATTGAAGCCCACCACGAAGACGGAGTGCTCAGTATTTATCTGCCCAAAGCTCCGTTGGCCAAAGCTCAAAGAATTGAAATTCAAACTCATAAAGGGGGTTTCTTCGACAGACTATTGGCAGCTAAAAACACTGCCATCGAAGGCAACAAGTCCGAATCTTCTTCCCACTAATCCTTCCCGCTAATCCTTCTCCCATCCCTCTGAGGGCTTGATTCCCCGTCAAGCCCTCTTCTATTTTATCGTTTGCCTGAATTCCCACAAACGACGATAATGGCAACAGAGGTGTCCCTTGGATAAAAAGAAACTGATCGAAGCCATTCGCACGCAACTTGTCGCGGACATGACGGCTCTTAAAGAAGCCGTCAAAGCCACCATTGATGCGGCCACGAACGAAGAAAGCAAAGCCGAAAACGAATACGACACCCGCGGCTTGGAAGCCTCTTATCTGGCGCGTGGTCAGGCCAAACGCATTGCGGATATCGAGGAAGTTTTACTTTTGCTGAAACACCTGAGTGTCAGGGATTTTGGTCCCAACGATGGAATTTCATCTTCCGCGGTGATTGAAGTTGAACACAACGGCAAAACCAGCTTCTTTTTCATTCTGGCCAAAGGCGGCGGCGTCAGTGTGCAGTTTGAAGGAAAGACCATCCAGGTGGTCACACCCAACAGCCCTTTGGGCGAAGCGCTTTTAGATCAGAAGGTCGGCGGAGTGGCCGTGGTGGAAAATGGCCCACAGGTTCGCGAATACGACATTATCAATATCTGGTAGGACAGCAGCGCCCTAAGGCAGCTGCATCTCGCCTTTTTCATTCAGTGGCGCCAGGGGATTCCACGCCACTTCCCACAAGAATCGATCCGGGTCTTCAAAGTACCCACTGTGACCTCCCCAAAAAACATCCTGAGCGGGTTTGATGATGCGGCCTCCGGCTTTTTCCGCCTGAGCCAGCACTTGGGCCACCTCTTCTTTGCTGTTCACATTGTGCGCGATGGTAAAGTCGCGAAAGCCACTGCCCTGCGGATCAACACCAGCATCTTTTGCCAGCTCTTCGGAAGGAAACAGCGCCAACACCACGCCTCCGGTGCGCAGAAAGACCACGTTGTCATTACTGGCTGGGGACACAGGCCACTTCAGTCCTTTTTCATAGAATTCCCGGGACACTGCCAGATTTTGAACGCCCAGCGTGATCATCGTCAGTCGTGCTTCCATACCCACCTCGTTTGCCACCAAATCCTACCACGGGGGCTTTTCCGCGAGCATCCGCTTTTTTGCTTTTCTTGCCAGCTTGCGAAAGTTGACATAGGATCTCGAACCATGGGCACAGCTATTCAAGACGTCATCATTATCACCACCGGTGGCACCATCGAAAAAACTTATAATGAGTTCGATGGATCTCTGGAAAACAGAGGCACCAGCATTAAAAACCGCATTCTTTCCAAGATGCGACTGCCGTACACCAATATCATGGTGTACCCACTGCTGAGCAAAGACTCCCTGTATATGACAGATGAAGACCGTGCCCTGATTTCTGCCACCGTCAAAGATCAAATGCAGCGGGGAAGCCCGATCGTTGTTTTGCACGGAACCGACACCATGCACGTTTCTGCCGAACACTGTTTTAAAGAAATCGGCACACCAAAAGTTCCCGTGGTGTTTACCGGCGCCATGATTCCAATGGGTTTCGATGACAGCGATGCTGCTCAGAACGTCACGGAAGCTTTGCTGTCAGCAAAACTTCTGCAACCGGGATTCTATATTTCCTTCCACAACCAGGTGTTCAACGTACCGCAAGTTCGCAAGAACCGTGAAAAGGGCACTTTCGAAAGCTTCTAATCGCGAATTCCTCTCTGAAAGTCCTGTGTTAATTTGAGATTCCCCATGGACGCCATTAAGCCCATGGGACCTTCTCCGAAAAGACACTATTGGATCTATTCTTGAGGAGTTACGTTTGTTTTTATCCCGCATTGTACTGGCAGCCGTTTTTGTACTTTCCGCCTGCACTCATCTGCCCAAATCGGTGTTGAAAGAAAGCCCGCACGTCACCGATCACGCCGCGCCTCTTCCGCCTAACAAACGCACTCCTGCCGCCGAAGAACTGGATTGGTGGGCGGCCAATGAACGGCAGGTGAAATCTGCTGTGTGCCGAATGCGACTGCCCGTCACCACCGCAGAGATTCAGCGCTATTACAAAAGTCTTCCCGTGGAAAATGGCTCTGAACCCGGAACGCACGAAGTTCTGGGTATTGTTCTGACCAATGAACGTCCTCATCTGGTTCTGGCCCTCAGCCGATTGCTGACGTTGGGGCGCGAAAGTGCGACGCCTGAAAAAGTCATCAAGGACTTCCAGAAAGAATTTAAAATAGGACCGGGCTGCGACAAGGCCCTGTGTGCTGCACAGAAAATCTTCGGAGCTGATGTCGGACCTCAGATGCTTTATCTGATGGACAAGTTTGATGTGAACACGTCACCTTATTCATTTACAAGCGCTTCTCTTTTCACTGCCGGCGAGATCGCCGATGTCATTCGCACTTTTGAACTGGTGAAGCCCGACCAGCTGCCGTTTGGATTCAACAAACAACTGATCAAATTCAAACGCGGCTACACCCGCGCCTCTTACGGTGACGACGGCGGAAAAGTTCTGGCCAATGCCTCGATTGAACTTTTTGACTCGTGGTCCGAGCAGTCTTCGATCATGCGCCAGTACACACTTTATCATGAAATTGCCCACAATCATTCGGACAATCAGTTTTCAGACTATGACCGCTCGGCGACCTGGCTGCAACTGAGCAACTGGAAAGAAGCCAAAGCCGGTGGTTTTGAAGTCGAAAAGAAAAAAGCCCTGCAAGGCCATCCTTTCGTGTCCCGCTATGGCCAATCCAATCCCTTTGAGGACTTTGCCGAAAGTGTGACGGCTTACCGCTTTAATCCAGATTTGCTTAAGAAAAAATCCGCCGAAAAGTACAACCTGATCAAGTACCTGGTGCACGACGGGCTGGAATACACCTCCAGCAAAAACTGCAATGACACGGGCGTTTCAAAGAAATTCCAAAATGAGATCGACCGCGACGACGGCCTGACCAACGCCGAAAAGGACCGCGTGCTGAAAGCCTGCCGTCAACCCTTCTATCAGACTTTGCTGGGGAATATGCCGGTGTCGTTCTTTGATTCCTGCGTGAATTATGAAGCGACTCAGCTCTGGGCAAAAACAAACGGGGAACGCTATCCGGATTTGCTGCCTCAGGCCCTGTTTGACCCGAAACTGCGGGTCAGCACCCTGAAGTTTGCCAAACTCCGAGCAGAACTGGCCAGCGCTTTGCAACCGGAAGTGACTGACTGGATTCTGAATTCAGTGCAGACCTTCGCCTACCAATTGCGCTCAGACATGAACAACTCCGAGTACTGTGAAGTGTGGGCGCAGCTCAATCGCAAGGTCTATCCCGACATTGATCGCGATAACAAATGGCGCTACAAGGGAATCTTCGTGTCCCACGACTATTCACCCAAAGCCGGTGCGGCTCGTGGCATCTGTCTGGAGCTGGCGACCGGATTCGTTCCGACTTCCAAGTCGACTCTTTCTACAGTGAAAAGCTGGATCAAAGAAACCGGCCACATCAGCACCCAGGGTCCCTTGAAAGAACGCGGCATCAGCCGAGAAACGCTGCTAAAATATATTATCGATCGCACGAACGTCAGTGTTCGTTAGGACTTTTTCCTTCGCACCGGGGCCGTCGGAGTCATCGCCGACAGGGCCTCGACGGCTTCATTCCAGCGATCACGAATGGCGGCTTTGGAACGGGTGTCTTTGATGCCGTCATGCATGAAGGCCAGCATAGATTTGTTCTCGTCCCGGCCCATCACATAGATTTGTACAATTGTGGGCTTGTGCCATTCAGGATCCTGCCAGCTCATGCGCAGGCGTTCGCCTTCCCTCATGGTGCGGATTTCGCCAAAGAATCCATCTTCGGTTTCAAAAACATTTTTGGGCTTAAACTTGAAACGAGACAAAGGCTTTAGCCAAGCGGCCTGACCTTCGGCGGACTCCAGAAGCTTCCAGAGTTTTTCTGCGCTGATATAGAAAGTGCGTGTCACCGTGGCGGAAAGCTCGCCTTTTTGATTGCGGCCTTCCTGGCGGCGACCGATATGAACTTCGTAACCGGAAGTCACAATCTGGCGCCACCATTCTTTCATCTTGAAAGCTTTCTTTCCCAGCAAAGCCACGATCTCTTTGTGGGAAAGGTTCTTCGCACCCTGGTCATTCAGAATTTTTATCCACTGATCCCAATTCTTGCCCGTGTGTTTTTCCACGGACACGGCAGTGACTTTATTTAGAACTTCAATGACAACAGGTGCTTTTTTGGCCATGCGAAACTAGAGCGCCTTCTTGATATGCAGGTTCGCGGAACCGGACTTCAGTTTCACTTTGAATCCCGCATTCGCAGTGTCACCCACTTCATTGGTCATTTTGCCGCCCACAGAAATGAAGCTCGTCTGGATTTTGGCATCTGCTGGCAAAGTCAGCTCGACATTGCCGCTGCCGGATTTGATCTCAAACTCTCCCGTGGCTGGCAACGCGGAATAAGCGGCTTTCACGGTGCCGGAACCCATTTTCAAATCGGATTTGCCAGTCAGGGATTTCACATTGACTTCCGCATTTCCGGCAGAGCCATCCAGTTCGTGCACGTCCGCGTCGATCGTCACCTGGCCATTGCCGATTTTAAAGTCGATGCCACCTTTGGTTCCGGTGATGGTGATGTTACCAGAGCCCAATTTCATATCCAGCTCCATCACTTTGGGCAAAAGCACAGTGAAATTGGTGGTACAGTCAGATTTTTTAAAGACACCTTTGCGGGTCACTTCCACTTCCAGGTCAGCGCCTTTTTGTTTGAACTCCAGGCGGCAGGATTTCGTGAAATCGGTCTTTTCTGCCGTGATCACGATCTTATCCTCATGACCCCCGTCAATTTTGATGTTTCCGTTCAGATTCTCGATTTCAAAACTGCGAATAGTTTTCGCATCAAACTCTTTCACTTCGGTCTCGGCGGCCAGGGCCACAGGACTGATAAACAGGGCCAACAATGCTGCAAACTTCATAAGTCCTCCTACAAACATAATTCATTTATTAAGCCGTCAAGCCCCCCTATTTTCAAGCCAAGAGCACACGGCCAGGCCTTTTCACCGGGAGTTTTTTCCAAGGCGCCCTTTCCGATGGGGAAAGGGTTGCGTTTCCCGCCTGAAACACGTAAAAAAACAGCTTTCCAAAGGACCCATCCGATGATCAGCACGAACAATGTAAGTCTGCGTTTTGGCGGCAAAAAACTCTTCGAAGACGTAAACGTAAAATTCACCCCGGGGAACTGCTATGGCCTGATTGGCGCCAACGGGGCTGGCAAGTCCACGTTCCTGAAAGTTCTTTCCAAAGAGATCGAACCCAACACCGGTGAAGTGATCATCGGTTCTGATCAGCGTCTTTCGATCCTGAAACAGGATCACTATGCCTATGACGAATTTCCGGTGCTGAAAACCGTTCTGATGGGGAACGACCGCCTTTACAAGGTGATGGAAGAAAAAGACGCTCTGTATGCGAAGCCGGACTTTTCTGAAGCTGACGGCGTTCGTGCTTCCGAGCTGGAAACCGAATTTGCGGAACTGAACGGCTGGGAAGCTGAATCCGAAGCCGCCGTGATGCTGGCTGGCCTGGCAATCCCGGAAGAACTGCACGGCAAACTGATGAAAGAGCTTAATGGCGGCGAAAAAGTAAAAGTCCTTCTGGCGCAGGCCCTTTTTGGCCGCCCGGACATTCTGCTGCTGGATGAGCCGACGAATCACTTGGACATCTATGCGATCCAGTGGCTGGAAGAATTCCTGCTTAATTTTGAGAACACCGTCATCGTGATTTCGCACGATCGTCACTTCCTGAACAAAGTCTGCACTCATATTGCTGACATCGACTTTG encodes:
- a CDS encoding glycosyltransferase family 39 protein, whose protein sequence is MKYSSKSNLFFSLGLVLFTLAMSWLFLLTPRAHNIEIIKPDLNTVQDSLASFQFQDMNPEREGLYWVKFTTAPMIYPLKHLKLRTMNCVHEMSTQHGDWNLPTDLNARCDNSAGFKLNNTGPSLAKETTWHFAGSTKGDSYGVLLEKDWSDVPVALGLLLVAGSLMLMLFAKLPAMTLPERVFVVAVLGAAFLFRFWLVFLKAPPEFSLFSDMAGYFHRGEEIMRGEYTLSQLFQPAGFTLWSLWLRRLGGFELFNWSQVFLSWGTVVLIYLMVRERFGALAGAFSALIAASYMPLAGFATFHMAENAYAFLITLFLWLMMKTLKHERLSGYLSMGVLLALAFYFKGNHAFFIPILGLWLLYRERQHLTRAFVKVSVMAVGCLLIVVPHMAWTWKHYGKPQLGPTAGALNFIEGKCPSKDNADSSGARWMSPLFHFTNERTFKQWDQPFTNQSYYWKEGLKCVAENPAVLVSSLRYIYYLAWGNPLWPIISNPTQELYYPWESFFYYAMLPLTLLGLLVLRKSEEPFNKATILLMLSLFLTVWFFKSENRFRVPFDALLISWGSLGAAWLSRLAVHVGNLLIQSPIVIQITDQEKTAGTKPDQT
- a CDS encoding NINE protein, whose product is MAKSDHSTFIGYILWIFGFMGAHRFYFGKSITGTIWFFTFGLAGIGWLIDIFLIPSMSRSAQRSYRSGRVDYNVSWILLTFLGIFGVHRFYMGKWLSGLIWLCTGGLFLIGYLYDYWTLNEQISDVNREAA
- a CDS encoding NAD(P)H-binding protein, giving the protein MKVAIAGASGFVGKALIKELQGHHEVVALSRSSKKDSGDGIEWRSCDLFSLLDAEKALQGCDVAVYLVHSMRPSAQLTQGTFEDFDLIVADNFVRAAETCGVKRIFYLGGMCPENSQEMSRHLRSRLEVEGIFKTSRILATILRAAVILGPEGSSFHIMTRLVERLPVMVCPKWTSTLSQPVALRDVVRSLRYCIETAETQNHIYDIGGPDVISYLDMMKMIARMQGLKRKLLPIPFLSPNLSTLWVCLVTGAPKALVAPLVEGLRSTLLVSDKRRLEIPGYRFMPVAEALEEALSEFTEKKTPLAFQKSPLGSYEVRSVQRLLIPEGVTADEVAHAYMEFLPSMRPGLMKVEVSGRWVNFCWSFPYVRLLILEYSPERSWSHRQLFYVRGGLLAQKTVRGRLEFRETLGGKAVIAAIHEFKPRMPWFLYRWTQALFHIWVMRQFGLYLNRPKSAR
- a CDS encoding Hsp20/alpha crystallin family protein, producing the protein MRLITPYWPTRRMTSNIFDEMDRMFENFATVPAAESQERLFKTACEVTESDDHYLLSVDLPGFKKENINIEMNGNLLTISGERKRDEKVIGTFSRSFTVPDTVDGAKIEAHHEDGVLSIYLPKAPLAKAQRIEIQTHKGGFFDRLLAAKNTAIEGNKSESSSH
- a CDS encoding GreA/GreB family elongation factor → MDKKKLIEAIRTQLVADMTALKEAVKATIDAATNEESKAENEYDTRGLEASYLARGQAKRIADIEEVLLLLKHLSVRDFGPNDGISSSAVIEVEHNGKTSFFFILAKGGGVSVQFEGKTIQVVTPNSPLGEALLDQKVGGVAVVENGPQVREYDIINIW
- a CDS encoding VOC family protein, whose product is MEARLTMITLGVQNLAVSREFYEKGLKWPVSPASNDNVVFLRTGGVVLALFPSEELAKDAGVDPQGSGFRDFTIAHNVNSKEEVAQVLAQAEKAGGRIIKPAQDVFWGGHSGYFEDPDRFLWEVAWNPLAPLNEKGEMQLP
- a CDS encoding asparaginase domain-containing protein, with protein sequence MGTAIQDVIIITTGGTIEKTYNEFDGSLENRGTSIKNRILSKMRLPYTNIMVYPLLSKDSLYMTDEDRALISATVKDQMQRGSPIVVLHGTDTMHVSAEHCFKEIGTPKVPVVFTGAMIPMGFDDSDAAQNVTEALLSAKLLQPGFYISFHNQVFNVPQVRKNREKGTFESF
- a CDS encoding SRPBCC domain-containing protein, which gives rise to MAKKAPVVIEVLNKVTAVSVEKHTGKNWDQWIKILNDQGAKNLSHKEIVALLGKKAFKMKEWWRQIVTSGYEVHIGRRQEGRNQKGELSATVTRTFYISAEKLWKLLESAEGQAAWLKPLSRFKFKPKNVFETEDGFFGEIRTMREGERLRMSWQDPEWHKPTIVQIYVMGRDENKSMLAFMHDGIKDTRSKAAIRDRWNEAVEALSAMTPTAPVRRKKS
- a CDS encoding DUF4097 family beta strand repeat-containing protein, with product MKFAALLALFISPVALAAETEVKEFDAKTIRSFEIENLNGNIKIDGGHEDKIVITAEKTDFTKSCRLEFKQKGADLEVEVTRKGVFKKSDCTTNFTVLLPKVMELDMKLGSGNITITGTKGGIDFKIGNGQVTIDADVHELDGSAGNAEVNVKSLTGKSDLKMGSGTVKAAYSALPATGEFEIKSGSGNVELTLPADAKIQTSFISVGGKMTNEVGDTANAGFKVKLKSGSANLHIKKAL